Proteins found in one uncultured Desulfuromonas sp. genomic segment:
- a CDS encoding iron-containing alcohol dehydrogenase — MAFADQTYGFFIPTVSLMGVGCAKETGDQAKALGASKLLIVTDAGMKALGVADTIKGYVEEAGLQAVIFAGAEPNPTDTNVADGIAAYKEHNCDGIITLGGGSAHDCGKGVGLVIGSGGNIRDFEGLNKSTKPMPPFLAINTTAGTASEMTRFCIITNTDTHVKMAIVDWRCTPNIAINDPVLMVGMPPALTAATGMDALTHAVEAYVSTIATPITDACAIKAIEIIAESLRSAVANGENMQARDQMAYAEYLAGMAFNNASLGYVHAMAHQLGGFYNLPHGVCNAVLLPVVCEFNAISNVKRFADIAVALGENIEGLSDVEAAEVAIGAIRRLSADVGIPTGLTELGVEEKDLATMADNAQKDACMLTNPRKATLQQVVDIYKAAM; from the coding sequence ATGGCATTCGCAGATCAAACGTACGGTTTCTTTATTCCGACTGTTTCCCTGATGGGGGTCGGTTGCGCCAAGGAAACCGGCGACCAGGCCAAAGCGCTTGGTGCATCGAAACTTCTTATTGTCACTGACGCCGGTATGAAAGCGTTAGGTGTCGCTGATACCATCAAAGGCTATGTTGAAGAGGCTGGCCTGCAGGCCGTCATCTTTGCCGGGGCCGAACCCAATCCGACCGATACCAATGTTGCGGACGGCATTGCCGCCTATAAGGAACATAACTGTGACGGTATTATCACCTTGGGCGGTGGCAGTGCGCACGACTGCGGTAAAGGGGTTGGTCTGGTGATCGGCAGTGGCGGCAATATCCGCGATTTTGAAGGACTCAACAAGTCAACCAAACCGATGCCACCGTTTCTGGCCATCAACACCACGGCCGGAACCGCCTCGGAAATGACCCGCTTTTGCATCATCACCAACACTGACACCCATGTAAAGATGGCCATTGTCGATTGGCGCTGCACGCCGAATATCGCCATCAATGATCCCGTGCTGATGGTCGGGATGCCGCCGGCACTCACCGCCGCAACCGGCATGGATGCCTTGACCCATGCGGTCGAGGCCTATGTGTCGACCATTGCCACGCCGATCACCGACGCCTGCGCCATCAAAGCGATTGAGATCATCGCTGAGTCACTGCGTTCGGCTGTTGCCAATGGTGAAAACATGCAGGCGCGCGACCAGATGGCCTATGCCGAATACCTGGCCGGTATGGCGTTCAACAATGCCAGCCTCGGCTATGTGCATGCCATGGCGCACCAGTTGGGCGGTTTCTACAACCTGCCGCACGGGGTGTGCAATGCCGTGTTGCTGCCGGTGGTGTGCGAGTTCAACGCCATTTCCAACGTGAAGCGGTTTGCCGATATTGCCGTGGCTCTGGGGGAAAACATCGAAGGTCTGTCCGATGTCGAAGCCGCCGAGGTGGCCATTGGCGCGATCCGTCGTTTGTCTGCCGATGTTGGTATTCCGACCGGATTAACCGAACTGGGTGTTGAGGAAAAAGATCTCGCAACCATGGCCGATAATGCTCAGAAAGATGCCTGCATGTTGACCAACCCCCGTAAGGCAACGTTGCAGCAAGTGGTCGATATTTATAAAGCGGCCATGTAA
- a CDS encoding TetR/AcrR family transcriptional regulator yields MDHLAKNKVNNFKEKDKKTAVRATHTKERAARIHRKFPRQVRSKAMVETILKAAAEVFAELGYSRTTTDKIAERAGVSVGSLYQYFPNKGGLIGSLYNDHQTKIHAVARKALQRFGDHSITLEEVLRRYLDELDQVHEANPTVLKALERDVICESRVNTGEDELKELNRLALLLSQRPDVRDGDPAVISVIMEQAIGHLSRGLLHDTPSHLNHATLREEMVQLLLRYLKK; encoded by the coding sequence ATGGATCACCTTGCTAAAAACAAAGTAAATAACTTTAAAGAGAAGGATAAAAAGACGGCAGTACGGGCAACGCACACCAAAGAACGGGCTGCCCGCATTCATCGAAAATTTCCCCGACAGGTACGCTCAAAAGCGATGGTCGAAACGATTCTGAAAGCCGCCGCCGAAGTTTTTGCCGAGCTGGGCTATTCACGCACAACCACCGACAAAATCGCCGAGCGAGCCGGGGTTTCCGTGGGCTCTCTCTACCAATACTTCCCCAACAAGGGTGGTTTAATCGGCAGTCTTTACAACGATCATCAGACCAAAATTCACGCCGTGGCCCGCAAAGCGCTCCAACGCTTTGGTGATCATTCCATAACATTGGAAGAGGTTCTGCGTCGCTACCTTGATGAGCTGGATCAAGTTCACGAAGCCAATCCCACTGTGCTCAAGGCCCTTGAGCGCGATGTGATCTGCGAGTCCAGGGTAAACACCGGCGAGGACGAATTGAAAGAACTGAACCGTCTGGCCCTGCTGCTTTCTCAGCGTCCCGACGTCCGAGACGGCGATCCCGCCGTTATCAGCGTCATCATGGAGCAGGCCATCGGCCACCTCAGCCGCGGGCTGTTGCACGACACACCGTCACATCTGAATCACGCCACGCTTCGCGAAGAGATGGTCCAGCTTCTGCTTCGCTATCTGAAAAAATAG
- a CDS encoding MFS transporter produces MTPLCIERGTSNYHRANLALFIAGFVTFSTLYTFQPLFPLLVREFAISPATASLTLSVATFALAWMLPISGSISDSFGRKKLMGWALILTSLISVLCATSTTLPSLLALRLLQGIVVAGVPAVAMAYLNDEMSPRAIGAAMGLYIAGNACGGMTGRILTSWLVDLFAWQATIALIGFSAVLMSVLFWVLLPPSRHFERQPFHLKKISLSLIHHLRDPGLICLFLLAFLFMGSFVTVYNYVTFYLLAPPYDLSQSQVALIFFAYAFGAGGSSIIGGLTDRYGRNRLMTLSVLIMIIGILLTLLTPLAAIVVGIVVLTIGFFAAHALASAWVGSRVPVARAQASSLYLLAYYLGSSISGTGGGYVWSAWGWPGIVGLVAILLGIAVVTIRVLIGIEKSDHP; encoded by the coding sequence ATGACACCACTCTGCATTGAACGCGGCACCAGCAACTACCATCGCGCTAACCTGGCGCTGTTCATCGCCGGGTTTGTCACCTTTTCCACCTTGTACACCTTTCAGCCGCTGTTTCCTTTGCTGGTGCGTGAGTTTGCCATCTCGCCAGCCACGGCCAGTCTAACCCTGTCTGTGGCCACCTTTGCCCTGGCGTGGATGCTGCCCATTTCCGGGTCGATCTCCGATAGTTTCGGCCGCAAAAAGTTGATGGGCTGGGCATTGATCCTCACTTCGCTGATTTCGGTGCTGTGTGCGACCAGCACCACCCTGCCCAGTCTGCTGGCGCTGCGATTGCTCCAGGGGATTGTGGTTGCCGGAGTCCCGGCGGTGGCCATGGCCTACCTCAATGACGAGATGTCACCGCGCGCCATCGGCGCGGCCATGGGATTGTATATTGCCGGCAACGCCTGCGGCGGCATGACCGGACGCATCCTCACCTCATGGCTGGTCGATCTGTTTGCCTGGCAGGCAACCATTGCCTTAATCGGTTTTTCCGCGGTGCTGATGAGCGTGCTGTTCTGGGTGTTGCTACCGCCATCACGCCACTTTGAGCGCCAACCGTTTCATCTGAAAAAAATCTCTCTGTCACTGATTCACCACTTGCGTGATCCAGGTCTGATCTGCCTGTTTCTGTTGGCGTTTCTGTTTATGGGCAGCTTTGTAACCGTGTACAACTATGTCACCTTTTACCTGCTGGCGCCCCCTTATGATCTGAGCCAGTCGCAGGTGGCACTGATCTTTTTTGCCTATGCTTTCGGCGCCGGCGGCTCCAGTATCATCGGCGGACTTACCGATCGCTATGGTCGCAATCGGCTGATGACGTTGTCTGTTCTTATCATGATCATCGGCATTCTGCTCACTCTGCTGACACCGCTGGCCGCTATTGTCGTCGGCATTGTTGTCCTGACCATCGGCTTTTTCGCCGCCCATGCTCTGGCCTCCGCGTGGGTCGGCAGCCGAGTCCCTGTGGCACGCGCTCAGGCATCGTCATTATATCTGCTCGCGTACTACCTTGGATCGAGTATTTCCGGAACCGGTGGCGGTTATGTGTGGAGTGCCTGGGGATGGCCGGGGATTGTCGGGTTAGTGGCAATTCTACTGGGAATTGCGGTGGTAACGATTCGGGTGTTGATTGGAATCGAGAAGAGCGATCACCCTTGA
- a CDS encoding LysR family transcriptional regulator, whose amino-acid sequence MDIRQIKTFLAVAKHLNFTRAAETLRLAQPAVSISIAKLEEALELTLFNRQGRHITLTAEGEVFLRHARRIIDDLSDAEREMTELKGLVRGEVRIGIPPMLSSYYFPRVISDFRAAYPNLNLSVMGQGAGEIQQLIRSGDVDLGVIAGSNIPDGLEARCFLREEIVACVPVEHPFACRDSITLDELWREPLILFKQGFYLREWIDSLHRDLPQTPNVVFETNLFSLVRSLIREGVGVSTLLRMVVADEPQVAAVSFAPPLSLDLHIAWKSDGYLSQANQAFRDFLLERIESYR is encoded by the coding sequence ATGGATATTCGTCAGATTAAAACCTTTCTCGCCGTGGCCAAGCATCTCAACTTTACCCGGGCTGCTGAAACACTGCGTCTGGCCCAGCCGGCAGTGAGCATCTCCATTGCCAAACTGGAAGAAGCGTTGGAGCTGACTCTATTTAACCGTCAGGGCCGTCATATCACCCTCACGGCTGAGGGTGAAGTGTTTCTACGTCATGCCCGGCGCATTATCGATGATCTGTCTGATGCCGAACGGGAGATGACCGAACTCAAGGGGTTGGTGCGCGGCGAGGTGCGTATCGGTATCCCGCCGATGCTCAGTTCCTACTATTTCCCACGGGTGATCAGTGATTTTCGTGCCGCTTATCCCAACCTGAATTTGTCGGTGATGGGCCAGGGCGCCGGAGAGATTCAGCAACTGATCCGGTCTGGTGATGTCGACCTGGGCGTGATTGCCGGCAGCAACATTCCCGATGGTTTGGAAGCGCGCTGTTTTTTGCGTGAGGAGATTGTCGCCTGTGTGCCGGTGGAGCATCCGTTTGCCTGCCGCGACAGCATCACTTTGGACGAGCTGTGGCGCGAACCGCTGATCCTGTTCAAGCAGGGTTTTTACCTGCGTGAATGGATCGATTCGCTGCATCGTGACCTGCCGCAAACCCCCAATGTGGTGTTTGAAACCAACCTGTTTTCTCTGGTGCGGTCATTGATTCGCGAAGGGGTTGGTGTTTCGACCCTGCTGCGCATGGTGGTGGCGGATGAGCCGCAGGTAGCGGCGGTGTCGTTTGCGCCGCCGTTGTCGCTGGATCTGCATATTGCCTGGAAGTCGGATGGGTATCTGTCGCAGGCGAATCAGGCGTTTCGGGATTTTCTTCTTGAGCGAATTGAGTCGTATCGTTAG
- a CDS encoding anaerobic C4-dicarboxylate transporter, protein MLYIQFMFLLLMLYLGSRYGGIGLGVVSGIGLVAEVFIFQMPPTSPPITVMLIIMAVVTCASVLEAAGGLKYMLQVAERILRSNPRRVTFLGPLVTYTMTFMLGTGHAVYSVMPIIGDVALKNGIRPERPMAASSVAAQLGITASPISAAVVYYLAQLTNIDVTITLLSILSVTIPATFIGLIAMSLYSMRRGVELEDDPEYQRRMQDPDMRKRIEETTATTLDEKLPASAKQSVILFVLALVTIVIIAMFPSIRTIADAAKPIKMSVVIQMMMLAFGGIILLVTKTKTSKVPEGVVFKSGMVAAIAIFGIAWMSDTYFQFAMPSFKAGILDMVQAYPWSFALAMFIVSVVVNSQAATCRMMLPVALGMGLSPALVIGIMPSCYGYFFIPNYPSDIATVAFDITGTTKIGKYYFNHSFMVPGLIAVITACCVGYVLASMFI, encoded by the coding sequence ATGTTGTACATCCAGTTTATGTTCCTGCTTTTGATGTTGTATTTGGGAAGTCGTTATGGAGGGATCGGACTGGGCGTTGTTTCCGGTATCGGTCTGGTTGCCGAAGTGTTTATCTTCCAAATGCCTCCCACCTCGCCGCCGATCACCGTTATGTTGATCATCATGGCCGTTGTCACCTGTGCCTCGGTGCTTGAAGCTGCCGGCGGACTTAAATACATGCTGCAGGTGGCCGAACGTATCCTGCGTTCCAACCCGCGCCGGGTCACCTTCCTTGGTCCGCTGGTTACCTACACCATGACGTTTATGCTCGGTACCGGCCATGCGGTTTATTCGGTCATGCCGATCATCGGCGATGTCGCACTGAAAAACGGCATCCGCCCCGAGCGGCCCATGGCAGCGTCATCGGTGGCCGCCCAACTGGGTATTACCGCCAGCCCGATCTCAGCCGCCGTTGTCTACTATCTGGCGCAACTGACCAATATCGATGTCACCATCACCCTGCTGTCGATCCTCAGCGTGACGATTCCCGCCACATTTATCGGCCTGATCGCCATGTCCTTGTACAGCATGCGTCGTGGTGTTGAACTGGAAGATGACCCCGAATATCAGCGTCGCATGCAAGATCCCGATATGCGCAAGCGCATTGAAGAAACCACAGCAACCACGTTGGATGAAAAACTTCCGGCTTCGGCCAAGCAATCGGTGATCCTGTTTGTCCTCGCCCTGGTGACCATTGTCATCATCGCCATGTTCCCGAGCATTCGCACAATCGCTGACGCCGCTAAACCGATCAAGATGTCGGTGGTTATTCAGATGATGATGCTGGCCTTTGGTGGCATCATTCTGCTGGTGACAAAAACCAAAACCTCCAAAGTGCCTGAAGGCGTGGTCTTTAAATCCGGTATGGTCGCCGCCATTGCCATCTTCGGCATCGCCTGGATGAGTGACACCTACTTTCAGTTCGCCATGCCGAGTTTCAAAGCCGGGATCCTGGATATGGTTCAAGCCTATCCGTGGTCGTTTGCCCTGGCCATGTTCATCGTCTCCGTGGTCGTTAACAGCCAGGCTGCCACCTGCCGCATGATGTTGCCGGTTGCGCTCGGTATGGGCCTGTCTCCGGCGCTGGTTATCGGGATTATGCCGTCCTGCTACGGGTACTTTTTCATCCCCAACTATCCTTCGGATATTGCGACCGTGGCTTTTGACATCACCGGTACAACGAAGATCGGTAAGTACTATTTCAACCACAGTTTCATGGTTCCCGGCTTGATTGCCGTGATTACCGCCTGTTGTGTCGGCTATGTCCTGGCCTCGATGTTTATCTAA
- a CDS encoding HesA/MoeB/ThiF family protein, protein MCDVQQWIENHACSGLLHWVDQQTAAKRFGVSVACIEAICLKRGILPTRYQRNGAMLSCHDQLCLFSSHVAVVGCGGLGGFVVEQLARLGVGHITIIDPDVFEEHNLNRQLFSSTDVLGCDKVTIAAQRIGQVNPAVVVTPKVKEFRRDNGIGLLAGAQVVVDALDSIATRLDLAEVCRELEVPLVHGAIGGWYGHVTTLMPEHHHLEQIYQQPDSRGIEKKLGNPSFTPAVIASLQVAEVSKLLLDRGDLLDNRLLMVDLLDMELSEIPF, encoded by the coding sequence ATGTGTGATGTGCAACAATGGATTGAAAACCACGCCTGTTCAGGCTTGTTACATTGGGTCGACCAGCAGACGGCGGCTAAACGTTTTGGCGTCAGCGTCGCCTGCATTGAGGCGATCTGCCTGAAACGCGGCATTCTGCCGACTCGCTACCAGCGCAATGGGGCCATGCTCAGTTGTCACGACCAATTGTGCCTGTTCAGTAGTCACGTTGCCGTGGTCGGCTGTGGTGGGTTAGGCGGTTTTGTCGTGGAACAACTGGCCCGCCTCGGTGTTGGCCACATCACGATTATCGACCCTGATGTGTTTGAAGAGCACAACCTCAACCGCCAGCTGTTCTCTTCCACCGACGTGCTCGGCTGCGACAAAGTGACCATTGCGGCACAGCGCATTGGCCAGGTCAATCCCGCCGTTGTTGTCACCCCGAAGGTGAAGGAATTTCGCCGTGACAACGGCATTGGCCTGCTTGCCGGTGCCCAGGTGGTCGTTGATGCGCTCGACTCGATTGCCACCCGCCTGGATCTGGCTGAGGTCTGCCGCGAGCTGGAAGTGCCGCTGGTACACGGCGCCATTGGCGGCTGGTACGGCCATGTCACCACCCTGATGCCGGAACATCACCACCTGGAACAGATTTATCAACAGCCTGACTCCAGAGGGATTGAAAAGAAACTCGGCAATCCTTCCTTTACCCCGGCGGTCATCGCCTCTCTTCAGGTGGCGGAAGTAAGTAAATTGCTCCTGGATCGCGGCGATCTGCTTGACAACCGCCTGCTGATGGTTGACCTGCTTGACATGGAATTATCAGAAATTCCATTTTAA
- a CDS encoding MoaD/ThiS family protein, with the protein MMTITIKLFAQFRIDRFKEEQRSFSAPLTCRQLLGELGIAVDELGVLMINGRHADVDTLLNDGDSVGIFPLVGGG; encoded by the coding sequence ATGATGACGATAACAATCAAGCTGTTTGCCCAGTTTCGCATTGATCGTTTCAAGGAAGAACAACGCAGCTTTTCCGCGCCACTGACCTGTCGCCAGCTTCTTGGCGAATTGGGTATTGCCGTGGACGAACTGGGCGTCTTGATGATCAATGGCCGCCACGCTGATGTGGACACGCTTCTCAACGACGGTGATTCGGTCGGAATTTTCCCCTTGGTGGGGGGAGGCTAG
- a CDS encoding aldehyde ferredoxin oxidoreductase C-terminal domain-containing protein produces MDKIFRVNMTNLTTTVEDVPAEWLGLGGRALTSTIVATEVDPECHPLGQFNKLVFAPGLLSGTAAAQSGRMSCGAKSPLTGGIKESNAGGTTAQQFARMGIKAMIIEGMPRDDKFYSLHITKDGVSIAEESELLGSGNFAVIDAMVEKFDKKIGVITIGIAGELKMASANISVKDPDGKIRSHGRGGMGAVMGSKKIKYMTVDSDGAGAVPIADPDTFKKAARVFAKAMLDHPVSGEGLPTYGTNILVNILNEAGGLPTKNFRYGQFEPHDKISGETMHDTIVERGGSPKHGCHKGCIIQCSQVYNDKDGNYLTSGFEYETIWGMGANCCVDNLDQIAEADNIMDDIGIDSIEGVVMFGVAMEAGILPFGDGEGILRMLREEIGQGTPLGRILGGGAGCVGRTYGVTRVPVVKNQAIPAYDPRSVKGIGVTYATSTMGADHTSGYTIATNILNVGGFVDPLKKDGQVELSRNLQIASAAIDSTGMCIFIAFPALDIPECLPALIDMINARFGCALTGDDVTDLGKKILKLEHQFNLDAGMTNKDDRLPEFFKTDPVPPHNAIWDFSDEEIDEFWNF; encoded by the coding sequence ATGGATAAGATTTTTCGCGTTAACATGACCAACCTGACCACCACTGTTGAGGACGTTCCGGCTGAATGGCTCGGCCTCGGTGGTCGCGCCCTGACCTCAACCATTGTTGCCACCGAGGTTGATCCCGAGTGCCATCCACTTGGCCAATTCAATAAGCTGGTTTTTGCTCCCGGCCTGCTCAGCGGCACGGCCGCGGCCCAATCCGGCCGGATGTCCTGCGGCGCTAAAAGCCCTCTCACCGGCGGCATCAAAGAGAGTAATGCCGGTGGCACCACCGCCCAGCAATTTGCCCGCATGGGCATCAAGGCGATGATCATCGAGGGCATGCCGAGAGATGACAAGTTCTACAGCCTGCACATCACCAAAGACGGCGTGAGCATCGCTGAAGAATCTGAGCTGCTCGGCAGCGGCAACTTTGCCGTGATTGATGCCATGGTGGAAAAATTCGATAAGAAAATCGGTGTCATCACCATCGGTATTGCCGGTGAACTGAAGATGGCGTCCGCCAATATCTCGGTGAAAGACCCTGATGGTAAAATCCGCAGCCACGGTCGTGGCGGCATGGGTGCCGTGATGGGGTCTAAAAAAATCAAGTACATGACCGTTGATTCCGACGGCGCCGGTGCCGTGCCCATCGCGGACCCCGACACCTTTAAAAAAGCCGCCCGCGTGTTTGCCAAGGCGATGCTGGATCACCCGGTCAGCGGCGAAGGTCTGCCCACCTACGGTACCAACATCCTGGTCAACATCCTTAACGAAGCCGGTGGTCTACCGACCAAAAACTTCCGGTATGGTCAGTTTGAGCCGCACGACAAGATCAGTGGCGAAACCATGCACGACACCATTGTGGAGCGTGGCGGCAGCCCCAAGCACGGCTGCCATAAGGGCTGCATCATCCAGTGCTCCCAGGTGTACAACGACAAAGACGGTAACTACCTGACCTCCGGTTTCGAGTATGAAACCATCTGGGGCATGGGCGCCAACTGCTGCGTCGACAATCTGGATCAGATCGCTGAGGCCGACAACATTATGGATGACATCGGCATCGACTCGATTGAAGGGGTTGTCATGTTCGGTGTGGCCATGGAAGCGGGCATCTTGCCGTTCGGCGACGGCGAAGGGATCTTGCGCATGCTGCGCGAAGAGATCGGCCAAGGAACCCCTCTGGGCCGCATTCTTGGTGGCGGCGCCGGTTGCGTCGGCCGCACCTACGGTGTCACTCGCGTTCCCGTGGTGAAGAATCAGGCAATCCCCGCTTATGACCCCCGCAGCGTTAAAGGGATTGGTGTGACGTATGCCACCAGCACCATGGGCGCTGACCATACGTCCGGCTATACCATTGCCACCAACATCCTTAATGTCGGCGGCTTTGTCGATCCGCTGAAAAAGGACGGTCAGGTTGAGCTGTCGCGCAATCTGCAGATCGCCTCCGCCGCCATCGACTCCACCGGCATGTGTATCTTCATTGCCTTTCCGGCACTGGATATCCCCGAGTGTCTGCCGGCACTGATCGACATGATCAACGCCCGCTTCGGCTGTGCGTTGACCGGTGATGATGTGACGGATTTGGGTAAGAAAATCCTCAAGCTGGAGCATCAGTTCAATCTTGATGCCGGCATGACCAACAAGGACGATCGGCTGCCTGAGTTTTTCAAGACCGATCCGGTTCCGCCGCACAACGCGATCTGGGATTTCAGCGACGAAGAGATCGACGAATTTTGGAACTTTTAA
- a CDS encoding iron ABC transporter permease, whose amino-acid sequence MTSEARGMAIGKPLLVLLVTLACLLLGMTLSVSIGSWSITLAQIGTIIGHVLGGGLIDATDPIGTIVWYGRVPRTLCGVLVGFSLGCAGAVMQGVFKNPMASPGIIGTSSGAALGAVTALYFGLAATSLYLVPLLAVTMAFFSLMVVLAVATSGGLTSRYTLLLGGIAFNAIFTAITSVVIVLSTEQYDMARKIVSWLMGDLTNRSWEHVLIIAAIAVVGFIGSLLFARDLNILMISDEQARNFGVRVNWSRNILLVFSALLTGGAVAVAGGIGFVGLIAPHMMRSLVGSDNRLLLPASGLLGGALVVYADCLVRLVGSGGLRIGVLTALLGGPFFLFLIIRDRKKYVYF is encoded by the coding sequence ATGACGAGTGAGGCCCGTGGCATGGCCATTGGTAAACCGTTGCTGGTTTTGTTGGTCACTCTGGCGTGTCTGCTTCTCGGTATGACACTGTCGGTATCGATTGGCTCATGGTCGATCACGTTGGCGCAAATTGGCACAATTATCGGTCATGTGTTGGGCGGCGGCTTGATTGATGCGACAGACCCCATCGGTACCATTGTCTGGTACGGTCGCGTGCCACGCACCCTGTGCGGTGTTCTGGTTGGTTTTTCACTGGGCTGCGCCGGTGCGGTGATGCAGGGGGTGTTTAAAAACCCCATGGCCAGCCCCGGCATTATCGGCACCAGCTCGGGCGCGGCGCTCGGTGCCGTGACGGCACTGTACTTCGGTCTGGCAGCCACCAGCCTTTATCTGGTGCCGTTGCTGGCGGTGACCATGGCTTTTTTTTCGTTGATGGTGGTGTTGGCCGTCGCCACCAGTGGCGGCTTGACCTCACGTTACACGTTGCTGCTCGGCGGCATCGCCTTTAACGCTATTTTCACCGCCATCACCTCGGTGGTGATTGTGTTGTCGACGGAGCAGTACGACATGGCCCGCAAGATCGTGAGCTGGTTGATGGGCGATTTGACCAACCGTTCATGGGAGCATGTCCTCATTATTGCGGCCATTGCCGTGGTCGGCTTTATCGGCTCCTTGCTTTTTGCCCGCGATCTCAACATCCTGATGATCAGTGATGAACAGGCGCGCAATTTCGGCGTGCGTGTCAACTGGTCGCGCAATATCCTGCTGGTGTTTTCTGCCCTGCTCACCGGCGGCGCGGTTGCCGTTGCCGGCGGCATCGGTTTTGTCGGACTGATTGCCCCGCATATGATGCGCAGCCTGGTGGGTTCCGACAACCGCCTGTTGTTACCGGCCTCCGGTCTGCTCGGTGGCGCGCTGGTGGTCTATGCCGACTGTCTGGTGCGTCTGGTCGGCAGTGGCGGCCTGCGTATCGGCGTGCTTACCGCCCTGCTTGGCGGCCCGTTTTTCCTGTTTCTGATTATTCGCGACCGTAAAAAATACGTCTATTTTTAA